One Aethina tumida isolate Nest 87 chromosome 5, icAetTumi1.1, whole genome shotgun sequence genomic window carries:
- the LOC109601935 gene encoding KH domain-containing protein akap-1 isoform X2: MAPSHSRQFLAWSLPTIAVILSYLWYKKKRIGAKSDPGELSAAEELKATENGDKEKQSQSQLEDQVDEALKTPQKLFNRSLSGVETSPIDIVVPKQLRSKSKSNPVIISDEDLDVEIEKVRSMKSNGNLSRQNSTPTKSGTPSPVQEKQPSPVIESFSPVKQSVVQSPIKIRSPAKEAPIVFQKVTHPQQLKQLQQQQQPTQTNKQRKSKKGKKQLKAAAAAAAMAQKDIAVVEEKLANMQIGNKENTAPPKNGTTTRQRTDSQRRSSERDSANHSPADVMLASPSLSSISDNHSEKSTDSGKGGSDPATPPPAHHGDLNAVSTVSNGGAAAVVASSQRTIYEFLIPQPLVGKLIGRNGFFVAQIREQTKAHIVARNHPSNRKVKLCTIEGTQDEIEKALKMVRDKFPLKRFPEMTLEQVNVIQQLPQQPLPLFPDHLYLKLIEGINNDTILSCMVAPDHLFLQQPMHPTFPNLNLLVSFMNQVYAEEGLPTLPNPIPLNTVCVAYSVNSWYRAVTLSTDEESQTTYVKFLDYGGYAYVENSNLRQIRGDFMLLPFQAAECLLANIKPAGGDQWSEGAYELVAEVTKGALIYTQIIDYAEEGLPLVFCYIVSRNQVIFLNQLLVDEGHAEWLSVPYGEVQADECTSTNLQPLEGAAGITA, from the exons ATGGCCCCGTCCCATTCACGTCAGTTCTTAGCGTGGAGTTTGCCAACTATAGCCGTAATACTCAGCTATTTGTGGTACAAAAAGAAGAGAATTGGTGCAAAAAGTGACCCAGGCGAGTTGAGCGCCGCCGAGGAATTGAAAGCGACGGAAAACGGTGATAAGGAGAAACAATCGCAATCACAGCTTGAGGATCAAGTAGACGAGGCCCTTAAAACTCCTCAGAAATTGTTTAACAG ATCATTGTCGGGCGTAGAAACGTCACCGATAGATATAGTGGTGCCGAAGCAGTTGCGTTCCAAGTCCAAATCGAACCCAGTGATCATCAGTGACGAGGACCTGGACGTGGAGATCGAGAAAGTCCGGTCGATGAAAAGTAACGGCAATTTGAGTCGTCAGAACAGCACCCCGACCAAATCGGGTACTCCTTCGCCCGTCCAAGAGAAACAACCATCACCAGTGATTGAGAGCTTCAGTCCAGTCAAACAATCCGTCGTCCAATCGCCTATCAag ATCCGTTCTCCTGCCAAGGAAGCACCGATTGTGTTCCAAAAAGTGACCCACCCCCAACAACTTAAACAGCTGCAGCAACAGCAACAGCCGACCCAAACCAACAAACAGCGCAAGAGCAAGAAGGGCAAGAAGCAGTTGAAAGCAGCAGCTGCAGCCGCCGCCATGGCCCAGAAGGACATCGCCGTCGTCGAGGAAAAGCTGGCCAACATGCAGATCGGCAACAAGGAAAACACGGCGCCGCCCAAGAACGGCACCACCACCAGACAGAGGACAGACTCGCAGCGCAGGAGCAGCGAACGCGACTCCGCCAATCACAGTCCGGCCGACGTGATGCTGGCCAGTCCGTCGCTGAGCAGCATCTCCGACAACCACAGCGAG AAGTCTACCGACAGTGGAAAAGGTGGCAGCGACCCGGCCACTCCCCCACCGGCACATCACGGCGACCTAAACGCTGTTTCAACAGTCTCCAACGGGGGCGCGGCCGCCGTCGTGGCCTCCTCTCAACGGACAATCTACGAATTCCTTATTCCGCAGCCGCTGGTCGGCAAGCTGATCGGCCGCAATGGCTTTTTCGTCGCTCAGATCCGTGAACAGACCAAGGCTCACATCGTCGCCCGCAACCATCCGTCCAACAGGAAGGTCAAATTGTGCACCATCGAGGGCACACAGGATGAGATTGAGAAGGCCCTGAAGATGGTGAGAGACAAGTTTCCGTTGAAGAGATTCCCAGAGATGACGCTCGAACAGGTGAACGTTATCCAACAGTTGCCGCAACAGCCGTTGCCTTTGTTCCCCGACCATCTTTAT TTGAAACTGATTGAAGGCATCAACAATGACACAATCTTGAGTTGCATGGTTGCCCCCGACCACCTGTTCCTCCAACAGCCAATGCACCCCACCTTCCCCAACTTGAACTTGCTCGTCTCGTTCATGAATCAAGTTTATGCCGAAGAAGGCTTACCGACTTTACCTAATCCTATTCCAT TAAATACTGTTTGCGTGGCGTATTCCGTGAATTCATGGTACAGGGCTGTGACACTGTCCACGGACGAAGAGTCCCAGACCACCTACGTCAAGTTCCTGGACTACGGCGGTTACGCCTACGTAGAAAATAGCAATCTTAGACAAATCAGGGGAGACTTCATGCTGTTGCCGTTCCAAGCAGCCGAATGTCTATTAGCCAATATTAAACCCGCAGGTGGAG ACCAATGGTCCGAGGGGGCGTATGAATTAGTCGCAGAGGTCACAAAGGGTGCCCTAATTTACACCCAAATCATCGACTACGCCGAGGAAGGCCTTCCCCTAGTGTTCTGTTATATAGTCTCGAGAAAT CAAGTGATATTCTTGAACCAGCTGCTGGTCGACGAGGGACACGCCGAGTGGCTATCCGTCCCCTACGGTGAGGTGCAGGCGGACGAATGCACGTCGACAAATCTCCAACCGTTGGAAGGTGCGGCCGGCATCACGGCGTAA
- the LOC109601931 gene encoding wolframin → MAGVVPKKSASGRKQWTLHGGPRSSLKRLRNQLASDGCPESQVVLAKQLLDEECEFESERKENARLGVYWLIKASEQGNTEATSLLKTCLETGKGITEHNYLDVKSCITMTQDEKLARKAAREMFASLSNGGEYITSEQLQKKILAIERGEYSAKNTESKLVTENGDANGELMNNIEEVSDSDDETDWSQRSDSSNEKLTEDSLVSAAVHYSHGLLPIVNRVLCLSEPNLNSLNHIPFIHWSVLHPWLALKILYFRLIRFLGQKTLPIFQPLMRSEIQLIILMFAYVFFSSDNILYIVPLLVYYISLIVMFFTSFQMLQSQRDFSDFRMWSGLFICYSGGSLNPEQAEYQYIRNNLKPYGHFFVSWLLNLLVYPIISQQWIPQSELTIIAFCLTFITLFGFMPKRRSKTVFDGLALLSFAITVLAKYPYDTDPVVAQGWRFLELEVPNFPSYVIGNGIEFCINFKLVLYMFIVVLFVRIASRDNWKGIYKSLMPHCVTLSWLQVCIISSQGATMFGFVRGILALAGVVLFLPLVGLTSVILPVIAVTKCIFTTNMIYSLCLFAILSFLSLGVCYFLAKTRYRRYTAVIQVLMMVVASFSLLNVTIQDRNSEYSAEGKVPRLLPWEVYQRFCYQPVWREENVAIQQMNCAQLEHSHVHWDGQISDIKIKQIRNTYKSVIDKFPSSFSQYLYCLYGEQVVSNCQIDSIREECNIFFDSISSLNKCTLEKYNEYTFEVSVRMQAGIWAKNPEVKVILSHYFKNFTLKLKPNDHIWFKGSLFNNENLGPEGILGGTQPFVRLHEIGCIDCHNKDLTELHIDSENTFELQDVLNVLYTSIKFVLNVLLNPIIVLK, encoded by the exons ATGGCTGGTGTAGTACCAAAAAAATCTGCATCTGGTAGAAAACAATGGACTTTACATG gcgGACCACGAAGTTCTCTAAAACGACTCAGAAATCAACTTGCCTCTGATGGTTGTCCTGAATCACAAGTGGTGCTTGCAAAACAATTACTTGATGAAGAATGTG aatttgaatcagaaagaaaagaaaatgcGCGTTTGGGAGTTTACTGGCTAATTAAAGCCTCGGAACAAGGTAACACCGAAGCAacatctttattaaaaacatgtttggAAACTGGCAAAGGAATAACAGAACACAACTACCTAGATGTAAAATCATGCATCACCATGACCCAGGATGAGAAGCTGGCCAGAAAAGCAGCCAGAGAAATGTTTGCAAG CTTGTCAAATGGCGGCGAATATATAACATCAGAACAgctacagaaaaaaattttggCGATAGAAAGAGGAGAATACAGTGCCAAAAATACTGAATCAAAACTGGTGACGGAAAACGGAGACGCCAATGGTGAACTAATGAATAACATTGAGGAAGTGAGCGATTCGGACGACGAAACCGATTGGTCACAAAGATCAGATTCCAGCAACGAAAAACTAACAGAAGATAGTTTGGTATCTGCGGCTGTCCATTACTCCCACGGTCTGTTACCTATTGTCAACAGGGTTCTTTGTTTGAGTGAGCCCAATTTGAATAGTCTGAATCACATCCCATTCATTCACTGGTCTGTGCTGCACCCCTGGTTGGCCCTCAAGATATTGTACTTCAGGTTGATCAGGTTCCTGGGCCAGAAAACGTTGCCAATATTTCAACCTTTAATGAGATCTGAAATACAGCTAATTATTCTCATGTTCGCCTACGTTTTTTTCAGTTCCgacaatattttgtacatagtTCCGCTTTTGGTGTATTATATTTCGTTGATAGTCATGTTTTTTACCTCGTTCCAAATGTTGCAATCTCAAAGAGATTTCTCTGACTTCAGAATGTGGTCGGGGTTGTTTATATGTTACTCCGGTGGCTCGCTGAACCCGGAACAAGCTGAGTACCAGTACATCAGAAACAATTTAAAGCCGTATGGACATTTCTTTGTTAGTTGGCTTCTAAATTTGCTCGTGTATCCGATAATTTCGCAACAGTGGATTCCCCAATCCGAACTGACGATAATCGCGTTCTGTCTGACGTTCATCACTTTATTCGGATTCATGCCGAAGCGCCGTTCGAAGACTGTGTTCGACGGACTAGCACTCCTGAGCTTTGCCATAACAGTTCTAGCCAAGTATCCGTACGACACCGACCCGGTGGTCGCCCAAGGGTGGCGATTTCTCGAATTGGAAGTGCCCAACTTCCCCAGTTACGTGATCGGAAACGGAATCGAGTTCTGCATAAACTTTAAACTGGTCTTGTACATGTTTATTGTAGTCTTGTTTGTACGCATTGCCTCCAGGGACAACTGGAAGGGGATATACAAGTCGTTGATGCCGCACTGCGTGACCTTAAGTTGGTTGCAAGTGTGCATAATCAGTTCCCAGGGGGCCACCATGTTCGGATTCGTCAGGGGTATCCTGGCGTTAGCCGGTGTGGTTTTATTCCTACCTTTGGTGGGCCTCACCAGCGTGATCTTGCCTGTGATTGCCGTTACCAAATGTATTTTCACCACGAACATGATTTACAGCCTGTGTCTCTTTGCGATTCTCAGTTTTCTCAGTCTGGGGGTGTGTTACTTTCTCGCCAAAACCCGTTACAGAAGGTATACGGCAGTCATTCAAGTTTTGATGATGGTGGTGGCGTCCTTCTCGCTATTGAACGTGACCATACAAGATAGGAACTCGGAATACTCGGCCGAGGGTAAAGTTCCACGACTGTTGCCCTGGGAGGTTTACCAGAGGTTCTGTTACCAGCCGGTTTGGAGGGAGGAGAACGTGGCGATCCAGCAGATGAACTGCGCACAATTGGAACACTCGCACGTGCACTGGGACGGGCAGATCAgcgacataaaaattaaacagattCGAAACACGTACAAGTCTGTGATCGACAAGTTTCCCAGCTCGTTTTCGCAGTACCTCTATTGTCTCTACGGGGAGCAAGTTGTAAGTAATTGTCAGATCGATTCCATAAGGGAAGAGTGCAATATATTCTTCGACTCCATTAGTTCTTTAAACAAGTGTACTTTGGAAAAGTACAATGAATATACTTTTGAAGTCAGTGTTAGAATGCAGGCGGGAATTTGGGCTAAAAATCCCGAGGTTAAAGTCATATTaagtcattattttaaaaatttcactcTCAAACTTAAGCCAAACGATCACATTTGGTTTAAGGGTTCGTTGTTTAATAACGAAAATTTGGGTCCTGAGGGAATTTTAGGGGGCACTCAACCTTTTGTGAGATTACACGAAATCGGGTGTATTGATTGCCATAATAAAGACTTGACTGAACTCCATATAGATTCCGAAAATACTTTTGAATTACAAGATGTACTGAATGTGTTGTATACaagcataaaatttgtattaaatgtgTTATTAAACCCAATTATAGTtttgaaatga
- the LOC109601930 gene encoding nucleolar protein 56 yields the protein MTKLYILFEHAAGYGVFKVEEFEEIGMLLPQLESAAHDLGRFNSIVKLVGFLPFKNAVTALENINAISEGIVTEVLQDFLDLNIPKGSKREKVTLGVSDAKLAAAITESLGITCSHIGAVPEVIRGIRNHFHNLVKGFTAKSSGVAQLGLGHSYSRAKIKFNVHRVDNMIIQAIALLDQLDKDINTFSMRIREWYSYHFPELVKITPENYTFARLAKFIKNRKDLTDESLEGLEEITMDSGKAQAILDASRSSMGMDISIVDLLNIEMFATRVIALADYRKQVAEYLRTKMGDIAPNLATLIGEQVGARLIAHAGSLTNLAKYPASTIQILGAEKALFRALKTRGNTPKYGLLFHSTFIGRAGSKNKGRISRYLANKCSIASRIDCFSEQPSHIFGEKLRQQVEDRLKFYENGDVPKKNLVVMKEAIEELENQVKSEKKKKKKRKAEALNDTADNDVGVTNGEPAKKRKKRQSDPPLEEEVEVNGEPPKKKKKKKASESINEIIEAEVEENGAEQEPAKKKKKKKKNKEE from the exons ATG ACGAAGTTGTACATTTTATTCGAGCACGCCGCCGGCTATGGCGTCTTCAAAGTGGAGGAGTTCGAGGAGATCGGCATGCTTTTGCCGCAACTCGAGTCCGCGGCGCACGACCTGGGACGCTTCAACAGCATCGTGAAATTGGTCGGCTTCCTGCCGTTCAAGAACGCCGTCACCGCCCTGGAAAACATAAACGCGATCTCCGAGGGTATCGTCACCGAAGTGTTGCAGGACTTTTTGGATCTCAACATTCCCAAGGGTAGCAAGAGAGAGAAAGTTACTTTGGGGGTCAGCGATGCCAAACTTGCTGCGGCCATCACAGAGTCTTTGGGCATTACGTGCAGCCACATTGGAGCCGTTCCCGAGGTCATCAGGGGAATTAGGAATCACTTCCATAATTTGGTGAAAGGATTCACGGCCAAGTCCTCAGGAGTCGCACAGTTGGGTTTGGGACACTCATATTCACGTGCTAAGATTAAGTTCAATGTACACAGAGTAGATAACATGATCATTCAAGCTATTGCTTTGTTAGATCAGCTTGACAAAGATATTAACACATTCTCCATGAGAATcag AGAGTGGTACTCGTACCATTTCCCAGAATTGGTGAAAATCACGCCTGAAAACTACACATTCGCACGTCTCGCTAAATTCATCAAGAACCGCAAAGACCTCACGGACGAATCGCTAGAAGGCCTTGAAGAAATCACAATGGATTCTGGTAAAGCCCAGGCAATCCTAGATGCTTCCAGGTCGAGTATGGGCATGGACATCAGCATTGTTGACTTGTTGAACATAGAAATGTTCGCCACCAGAGTTATCGCCCTGGCCGATTACAGAAAACAAGTAGCTGAGTATTTGAGGACTAAGATGGGTGACATTGCCCCCAATTTGGCGACTTTGATCGGTGAACAAGTCGGCGCCCGACTAATCGCCCATGCTGGCTCCCTCACGAACTTGGCCAAATATCCGGCGTCCACCATTCAGATTTTGGGGGCGGAAAAGGCGTTGTTCAGAGCCTTGAAAACTAGAGGAAATACACCCAAATACGGACTGTTGTTCCATTCAACATTCATTGGCAGAGCTGGTTCAAAGAACAAGGGAAGGATCTCCCGTTACTTGGCCAACAAGTGCTCAATCGCCTCGAGGATAGATTGCTTCTCGGAGCAACCGTCGCATATATTCGGCGAGAAGCTTCGCCAACAGGTGGAAGACAGGTTGAAGTTCTACGAAAACGGTGACGTTCCCAAGAAGAACTTGGTAGTAATGAAAGAAGCGATAGAAGAGCTGGAAAACCAAGTCAAATCtgagaaaaagaaaaagaagaagcGGAAGGCGGAAGCTTTGAACGACACCGCAGACAACGATGTGGGCGTCACCAATGGAGAACCGGCGAAAAAGAGAAAGAAGAGGCAATCTGACCCTCCACTGGAAGAGGAAGTCGAGGTTAACGGAGAGCCGCctaagaagaagaaaaagaagaaggCGTCCGAGTCGATAAATGAGATAATCGAGGCGGAGGTTGAGGAAAATGGGGCGGAACAGGAGCCTgccaagaaaaagaaaaaaaagaagaagaataaGGAGGAATAA
- the LOC109601935 gene encoding A-kinase anchor protein 1, mitochondrial isoform X1, whose protein sequence is MAPSHSRQFLAWSLPTIAVILSYLWYKKKRIGAKSDPGELSAAEELKATENGDKEKQSQSQLEDQVDEALKTPQKLFNRSLSGVETSPIDIVVPKQLRSKSKSNPVIISDEDLDVEIEKVRSMKSNGNLSRQNSTPTKSGTPSPVQEKQPSPVIESFSPVKQSVVQSPIKIRSPAKEAPIVFQKVTHPQQLKQLQQQQQPTQTNKQRKSKKGKKQLKAAAAAAAMAQKDIAVVEEKLANMQIGNKENTAPPKNGTTTRQRTDSQRRSSERDSANHSPADVMLASPSLSSISDNHSEMGRVQTVSTSSNGSAADVRKGRRRRRGHKRWRKFPTEREHKKSTDSGKGGSDPATPPPAHHGDLNAVSTVSNGGAAAVVASSQRTIYEFLIPQPLVGKLIGRNGFFVAQIREQTKAHIVARNHPSNRKVKLCTIEGTQDEIEKALKMVRDKFPLKRFPEMTLEQVNVIQQLPQQPLPLFPDHLYLKLIEGINNDTILSCMVAPDHLFLQQPMHPTFPNLNLLVSFMNQVYAEEGLPTLPNPIPLNTVCVAYSVNSWYRAVTLSTDEESQTTYVKFLDYGGYAYVENSNLRQIRGDFMLLPFQAAECLLANIKPAGGDQWSEGAYELVAEVTKGALIYTQIIDYAEEGLPLVFCYIVSRNQVIFLNQLLVDEGHAEWLSVPYGEVQADECTSTNLQPLEGAAGITA, encoded by the exons ATGGCCCCGTCCCATTCACGTCAGTTCTTAGCGTGGAGTTTGCCAACTATAGCCGTAATACTCAGCTATTTGTGGTACAAAAAGAAGAGAATTGGTGCAAAAAGTGACCCAGGCGAGTTGAGCGCCGCCGAGGAATTGAAAGCGACGGAAAACGGTGATAAGGAGAAACAATCGCAATCACAGCTTGAGGATCAAGTAGACGAGGCCCTTAAAACTCCTCAGAAATTGTTTAACAG ATCATTGTCGGGCGTAGAAACGTCACCGATAGATATAGTGGTGCCGAAGCAGTTGCGTTCCAAGTCCAAATCGAACCCAGTGATCATCAGTGACGAGGACCTGGACGTGGAGATCGAGAAAGTCCGGTCGATGAAAAGTAACGGCAATTTGAGTCGTCAGAACAGCACCCCGACCAAATCGGGTACTCCTTCGCCCGTCCAAGAGAAACAACCATCACCAGTGATTGAGAGCTTCAGTCCAGTCAAACAATCCGTCGTCCAATCGCCTATCAag ATCCGTTCTCCTGCCAAGGAAGCACCGATTGTGTTCCAAAAAGTGACCCACCCCCAACAACTTAAACAGCTGCAGCAACAGCAACAGCCGACCCAAACCAACAAACAGCGCAAGAGCAAGAAGGGCAAGAAGCAGTTGAAAGCAGCAGCTGCAGCCGCCGCCATGGCCCAGAAGGACATCGCCGTCGTCGAGGAAAAGCTGGCCAACATGCAGATCGGCAACAAGGAAAACACGGCGCCGCCCAAGAACGGCACCACCACCAGACAGAGGACAGACTCGCAGCGCAGGAGCAGCGAACGCGACTCCGCCAATCACAGTCCGGCCGACGTGATGCTGGCCAGTCCGTCGCTGAGCAGCATCTCCGACAACCACAGCGAG ATGGGCCGGGTACAGACGGTGAGCACAAGCAGCAACGGTAGTGCCGCGGATGTGCGCAAGGGCAGAAGGAGGAGGAGGGGTCACAAACGGTGGAGGAAATTTCCGACCGAGCGTGAGCACAAG AAGTCTACCGACAGTGGAAAAGGTGGCAGCGACCCGGCCACTCCCCCACCGGCACATCACGGCGACCTAAACGCTGTTTCAACAGTCTCCAACGGGGGCGCGGCCGCCGTCGTGGCCTCCTCTCAACGGACAATCTACGAATTCCTTATTCCGCAGCCGCTGGTCGGCAAGCTGATCGGCCGCAATGGCTTTTTCGTCGCTCAGATCCGTGAACAGACCAAGGCTCACATCGTCGCCCGCAACCATCCGTCCAACAGGAAGGTCAAATTGTGCACCATCGAGGGCACACAGGATGAGATTGAGAAGGCCCTGAAGATGGTGAGAGACAAGTTTCCGTTGAAGAGATTCCCAGAGATGACGCTCGAACAGGTGAACGTTATCCAACAGTTGCCGCAACAGCCGTTGCCTTTGTTCCCCGACCATCTTTAT TTGAAACTGATTGAAGGCATCAACAATGACACAATCTTGAGTTGCATGGTTGCCCCCGACCACCTGTTCCTCCAACAGCCAATGCACCCCACCTTCCCCAACTTGAACTTGCTCGTCTCGTTCATGAATCAAGTTTATGCCGAAGAAGGCTTACCGACTTTACCTAATCCTATTCCAT TAAATACTGTTTGCGTGGCGTATTCCGTGAATTCATGGTACAGGGCTGTGACACTGTCCACGGACGAAGAGTCCCAGACCACCTACGTCAAGTTCCTGGACTACGGCGGTTACGCCTACGTAGAAAATAGCAATCTTAGACAAATCAGGGGAGACTTCATGCTGTTGCCGTTCCAAGCAGCCGAATGTCTATTAGCCAATATTAAACCCGCAGGTGGAG ACCAATGGTCCGAGGGGGCGTATGAATTAGTCGCAGAGGTCACAAAGGGTGCCCTAATTTACACCCAAATCATCGACTACGCCGAGGAAGGCCTTCCCCTAGTGTTCTGTTATATAGTCTCGAGAAAT CAAGTGATATTCTTGAACCAGCTGCTGGTCGACGAGGGACACGCCGAGTGGCTATCCGTCCCCTACGGTGAGGTGCAGGCGGACGAATGCACGTCGACAAATCTCCAACCGTTGGAAGGTGCGGCCGGCATCACGGCGTAA